The Mytilus galloprovincialis chromosome 4, xbMytGall1.hap1.1, whole genome shotgun sequence genome contains a region encoding:
- the LOC143073476 gene encoding uncharacterized protein LOC143073476 isoform X1 has protein sequence MIKNFNEIMDNWSAIAKVYDPLKAGSIDATDTEPHDHGIIRAMAAKYKPNKDVIGDPEKTIFIARLNPKTDETTIQKVYSGYGVIKQFRLVRDIITGYSRCYAFVEYYDHKEAEDAVWRGHKQEIDGSEVFVDYECERVLKGWVPRRLGGGFGGKKESGQLRFGGRDRPFRKPIYNKMIALKNVNNDHYDNAWDDKSSEHDADGHENYRGTNRVRSDRSNPQYYENLNKFKTSEKIQSYRERQQSKYSFTDRSRERHQTRDRSKERDQRYSRYDKSSRDTSLHQSKHSRETAGERRGSNRDRDRIRSSDGPRDRIRDDRSRDRSRDRSGERRGDNRSRDRSRDRSGERRKDTRSRDRSRDRSDERRGDNRPRDKSRDRSGERRHDRSEKRGKISRDSKRDLETSEDREREKYIDRKIDKGKHLERSDYRGQIAPETYDERTINRLIQSTMSSIWDEHDNEHDNEHDNEHDNEHDNEHDNEHDNEHDNEQNQHTENKVTEDLEVPEN, from the exons ATG attaaAAACTTTAATGAAATAATGGATAACTGGTCTGCAATTGCAAAAGTCTATGATCCGTTGAAAGCAGGAAGTATTGATGCCACAGATACAGAACCACATGACCATGGCATCATCAGAGCAATGGCAGCTAAATACAAACCAAATAAAGATGTAATAGGTGATCCAGAGAAAACAATATTCATAGCTCGTCTTAATCCAAAAACAGACGAAACAACAATCCAAAAAGTTTATTCTGGATATGGGGTTATCAAGCAATTTAGATTAGTACGTGATATTATAACAGGATATTCTAGGTGTTATGCTTTTGTTGAATATTATGATCATAAAGAGGCTGAGGATGCTGTTTGGAGGGGACATAAGCAAGAAATTGATGGTTCTGAAGTTTTTGTTGATTATGAATGTGAACGAGTACTCAAAGGATGGGTACCTAGAAGACTTGGGGGAGGCTTTGGTGGGAAAAAAGAATCAGGACAATTAAGATTTGGGGGCAGAGATAGACCATTTCGTAAacctatttataataaaatgataGCTCTTAAAAATGTTAATAATGACCATTATGATAATGCATGGGATGATAAAAGTAGTGAGCATGATGCAGATGGTCATGAGAATTATAGAGGCACAAACAGGGTACGTTCTGATCGATCAAATCCACAATATTATGAGAACTTAAATAAATTTAAGACGTCtgaaaaaattcaaagttatagAGAAAGACAGCAAAGTAAGTACAGTTTCACAGATAGAAGCAGAGAAAGACATCAGACAAGAGATAGATCTAAGGAAAGAGACCAACGATACAGTAGATATGACAAAAGTAGTCGGGATACAAGTCTACATCAGTCAAAACATTCAAGAGAGACTGCAGGGGAAAGAAGGGGAAGTAATAGAGACAGAGATAGAATCAGGAGCAGTGATGGACCAAGAGATAGAATTAGAGATGATAGATCCAGGGATAGAAGTAGGGATAGATCTGGCGAGAGAAGGGGAGATAATAGATCCAGGGATAGAAGTAGGGATAGATCTGGTGAGAGAAGAAAAGATACTAGATCCAGGGATAGAAGTAGGGATAGATCTGATGAGAGAAGGGGAGATAATAGACCCAGGGACAAAAGTAGGGATAGATCTGGTGAGAGAAGACATGATAGATCAGAGAAAAGAGGGAAAATATCAAGGGATTCAAAAAGAGATCTAGAGACAAGTGAAGACAGAGAAAGAGAAAAatatatagatagaaaaataGATAAAGGTAAACACCTAGAAAGAAGTGATTATAGGGGACAAATTGCACCAGAAACATATGATGAAAGAACAATCAATAGACTCATACAATCCACTATGAGCAGTATTTGGGATGAACATGATAATGAACATGATAATGAACATGATAATGAACATGATAATGAACATGATAATGAACATGATAATGAACATGATAATGAACATGATAATGAACAAAATCAACATACTGAAAACAAAGTAACTGAAGATTTAGAGGTTCCAGAgaattaa
- the LOC143073476 gene encoding uncharacterized protein LOC143073476 isoform X2 yields the protein MDNWSAIAKVYDPLKAGSIDATDTEPHDHGIIRAMAAKYKPNKDVIGDPEKTIFIARLNPKTDETTIQKVYSGYGVIKQFRLVRDIITGYSRCYAFVEYYDHKEAEDAVWRGHKQEIDGSEVFVDYECERVLKGWVPRRLGGGFGGKKESGQLRFGGRDRPFRKPIYNKMIALKNVNNDHYDNAWDDKSSEHDADGHENYRGTNRVRSDRSNPQYYENLNKFKTSEKIQSYRERQQSKYSFTDRSRERHQTRDRSKERDQRYSRYDKSSRDTSLHQSKHSRETAGERRGSNRDRDRIRSSDGPRDRIRDDRSRDRSRDRSGERRGDNRSRDRSRDRSGERRKDTRSRDRSRDRSDERRGDNRPRDKSRDRSGERRHDRSEKRGKISRDSKRDLETSEDREREKYIDRKIDKGKHLERSDYRGQIAPETYDERTINRLIQSTMSSIWDEHDNEHDNEHDNEHDNEHDNEHDNEHDNEHDNEQNQHTENKVTEDLEVPEN from the coding sequence ATGGATAACTGGTCTGCAATTGCAAAAGTCTATGATCCGTTGAAAGCAGGAAGTATTGATGCCACAGATACAGAACCACATGACCATGGCATCATCAGAGCAATGGCAGCTAAATACAAACCAAATAAAGATGTAATAGGTGATCCAGAGAAAACAATATTCATAGCTCGTCTTAATCCAAAAACAGACGAAACAACAATCCAAAAAGTTTATTCTGGATATGGGGTTATCAAGCAATTTAGATTAGTACGTGATATTATAACAGGATATTCTAGGTGTTATGCTTTTGTTGAATATTATGATCATAAAGAGGCTGAGGATGCTGTTTGGAGGGGACATAAGCAAGAAATTGATGGTTCTGAAGTTTTTGTTGATTATGAATGTGAACGAGTACTCAAAGGATGGGTACCTAGAAGACTTGGGGGAGGCTTTGGTGGGAAAAAAGAATCAGGACAATTAAGATTTGGGGGCAGAGATAGACCATTTCGTAAacctatttataataaaatgataGCTCTTAAAAATGTTAATAATGACCATTATGATAATGCATGGGATGATAAAAGTAGTGAGCATGATGCAGATGGTCATGAGAATTATAGAGGCACAAACAGGGTACGTTCTGATCGATCAAATCCACAATATTATGAGAACTTAAATAAATTTAAGACGTCtgaaaaaattcaaagttatagAGAAAGACAGCAAAGTAAGTACAGTTTCACAGATAGAAGCAGAGAAAGACATCAGACAAGAGATAGATCTAAGGAAAGAGACCAACGATACAGTAGATATGACAAAAGTAGTCGGGATACAAGTCTACATCAGTCAAAACATTCAAGAGAGACTGCAGGGGAAAGAAGGGGAAGTAATAGAGACAGAGATAGAATCAGGAGCAGTGATGGACCAAGAGATAGAATTAGAGATGATAGATCCAGGGATAGAAGTAGGGATAGATCTGGCGAGAGAAGGGGAGATAATAGATCCAGGGATAGAAGTAGGGATAGATCTGGTGAGAGAAGAAAAGATACTAGATCCAGGGATAGAAGTAGGGATAGATCTGATGAGAGAAGGGGAGATAATAGACCCAGGGACAAAAGTAGGGATAGATCTGGTGAGAGAAGACATGATAGATCAGAGAAAAGAGGGAAAATATCAAGGGATTCAAAAAGAGATCTAGAGACAAGTGAAGACAGAGAAAGAGAAAAatatatagatagaaaaataGATAAAGGTAAACACCTAGAAAGAAGTGATTATAGGGGACAAATTGCACCAGAAACATATGATGAAAGAACAATCAATAGACTCATACAATCCACTATGAGCAGTATTTGGGATGAACATGATAATGAACATGATAATGAACATGATAATGAACATGATAATGAACATGATAATGAACATGATAATGAACATGATAATGAACATGATAATGAACAAAATCAACATACTGAAAACAAAGTAACTGAAGATTTAGAGGTTCCAGAgaattaa